The Triplophysa rosa linkage group LG3, Trosa_1v2, whole genome shotgun sequence genome has a segment encoding these proteins:
- the lmod2a gene encoding LOW QUALITY PROTEIN: leiomodin-2a (The sequence of the model RefSeq protein was modified relative to this genomic sequence to represent the inferred CDS: deleted 2 bases in 1 codon; substituted 1 base at 1 genomic stop codon), which translates to MSIFGYQKELGEYEDISEDDLLASLTSEXIRELEKIVAEMERDENIPIGLRGCPLRQEDQTAKRSTGTFSREDLLKWENDNNSLLKDSMDESQTDKSEECATEEPVDNEDKGGQHNRGHKQKGDGKKHARSSNRNFIGCNTNDNISNSVLHRMNSLKHYTIRPSGNPTDIEKTLEKTLSMDAFVSSVNLNDIENISRVVLLSFAEALTSNTQVKTLSLANTHADDHVVVTR; encoded by the exons ATGAGCATTTTTGGCTACCAAAAAGAGCTTGGTGAGTATGAGGACATCAGTGAAGATGACCTTCTGGCCTCCTTAACCAGCGAGTAGATCCGGGAGCTGGAGAAGATTGTGGCTGAAATGGAACGTGATGAGAATATACCCATCGGACTgagaggctgt ccccttaggCAGGAGGACCAGACAGCCAAACGGTCAACGGGAACGTTTAGCCGAGAGGATCTGCTAAAGTGGGAGAATGACAATAACAGTTTGTTAAAG GACAGTATGGATGAGAGCCAGACAGATAAGAGTGAAGAATGCGCCACTGAAGAGCCTGTGGATAATGAAGACAAGGGCGGACAGCACAATAGAGGCCACAAACAAAAGGGAGACGGAAAGAAACATGCTAGGTCAAGCAACAGGAATTTCATAGGTTGCAATACCAATGACAACATTAGTAACAGTGTCCTCCATCGTATGAATTCA CTTAAACATTACACCATAAGGCCAAGTGGTAACCCTACTGATATTGAAAAGACCTTGGAGAAGACCTTAAGCATGGATGCTTTTGTGAGTTCAGTCAACCTAAACGACATCGAGAACATCTCCCGTGTGGTTTTGCTAAGTTTTGCTGAAGCTTTGACCTCCAACACTCAAGTTAAGACCCTCAGTCTTGCCAACACCCATGCAGATGACCATGTGGTAGTTACAAGGTAA
- the wasla gene encoding WASP like actin nucleation promoting factor a isoform X2 has product MSGHPPQRRVANVGSLLLTPQENECLFNYLGRKCITMCSAVVQVYGADRSSSWVKRCCGVACLVKDNPQRSYFIRVFEIKDGKTKFEQELYNNFATNNSRPYFITFAGDSCQMGLNFASEEEAKRFRSALNELLNRRQRKTGPTLPMATVDIKNPEINNMRFHNNSHINNMVHSGLNKKEKKVKGKRKKLTKADIGTPSNFQHIGHVGWDPNTGFDLNNLDPELKNLFDMCGISEAQLKDKETSKVIYDFIEKKGGVEAVKNELRRQAPPPPPSRGGPPPPPPPHTSGPPPPPPPVRGRGAPPPPPPSRAPTTAPPPPPPSRPSMGAPPPPPPSRGHPPPPPPSPASMPPPPPPPSGGGAPPPPPPPPPPGPPPPPDMDGGHSEPVPSPMGGKSALLDQIRGGTQLKKVEQNNRPVSSMGRDALLDQIRQGIQLKTVSDNDSGPPTPAQSAGIVGALMEVMQKRSKAIHSSDEDEDDDEDEDFEDDDEWED; this is encoded by the exons ATGAGCGGCCACCCGCCCCAGCGGAGGGTGGCAAATGTCGGCTCCCTGCTTCTGACCCCGCAGGAGAACGAATGTCTCTTCAACTACCTGGGCAGGAAATGCATC ACGATGTGCTCAGCAGTGGTCCAGGTGTACGGAGCAGACAGAAGTTCATCCTGGGTCAAGAGGTGCTGCGGTGTAGCGTGCTTGGTGAAAGATAACCCTCAGAGGTCTTATTTTATCCGTGTATTTGAAATCAAG GATGGGAAAACAAAGTTTGAGCAGGAGCTCTACAATAATTTCGCGACTAATAACTCGAGGCCATACTTCATTACCTTTGCAGGAGAc TCTTGTCAGATGGGACTCAACTTTGCCAGTGAAGAGGAAGCCAAGCGATTTCGGAGTGCACTGAACGAACTGCTCAACAGGCGACAGAGGAAAACTG GACCGACTCTGCCGATGGCGACGGTGGACATCAAGAATCCGGAGATAAACAACATGCGCTTCCACAACAATTCCCACATAAACAACATGGTGCACAGTGGCCTTAACAAGAAGGAAAAGAAGGTCAAAGGCAAGAGGAAGAAACTGACAAAGGCTGACATTGGGACACCAAGCAATTTCCA GCACATCGGTCATGTAGGTTGGGATCCCAACACGGGCTTCGAT TTGAATAACTTGGACCCCGAGCTGAAGAACCTGTTCGACATGTGTGGCATCTCAGAGGCACAGCTCAAAGACAAGGAGACGTCTAAGGTCATCTATGACTTCATCGAGAAGAAAGGAGGTGTCGAGGCAGTCAAGAATGAACTGAGGAGACAAG CACCTCCGCCTCCACCCTCCCGAGGTGGCCCACCTCCTCCACCCCCTCCTCACACTTCTGGGCCCCCACCTCCACCACCCCCGGTCCGGGGACGAGGAGCTCCACCACCGCCTCCACCCTCAAGGGCACCCACAACAGCccctcctccacctcctccATCCCGCCCGAGCATGGGAGCACCTCCACCACCGCCACCCAGCAGAGGCCACCCTCCTCCCCCTCCACCCTCTCCCGCCTCCATGCCACCTCCCCCACCACCTCCCTCTGGAGGAGGCGCTCCTCCGCCAcctccaccaccaccaccacctgGACCTCCACCACCCCCTGACATGGATGGAGGCCACAGTGAACCAGTGCCCTCACCCATGGGCGGCAAGTCGGCTCTGCTGGATCAGATCAGGGGAGGCACACAGCTAAAGAAGGTGGAGCAAAACAACAGGCCAGTGTCGTCCATGGGACGAGACGCGCTGCTTGACCAGATCCGACAGGGCATCCAGCTCAAAACG GTATCAGATAATGACTCAGGACCACCCACCCCTGCACAGTCAGCGGGGATTGTTGGAGCTCTGATGGAGGTCATGCAAAAGAGGAGCAAAGCCATCCACTCCTCAG ATGAAGATGAGGATGATGACGAAGACGAAGACTTtgaggatgatgatgaatgGGAAGATTAA
- the wasla gene encoding WASP like actin nucleation promoting factor a isoform X1, whose translation MSGHPPQRRVANVGSLLLTPQENECLFNYLGRKCITMCSAVVQVYGADRSSSWVKRCCGVACLVKDNPQRSYFIRVFEIKDGKTKFEQELYNNFATNNSRPYFITFAGDSCQMGLNFASEEEAKRFRSALNELLNRRQRKTEKRRDPLNGPTLPMATVDIKNPEINNMRFHNNSHINNMVHSGLNKKEKKVKGKRKKLTKADIGTPSNFQHIGHVGWDPNTGFDLNNLDPELKNLFDMCGISEAQLKDKETSKVIYDFIEKKGGVEAVKNELRRQAPPPPPSRGGPPPPPPPHTSGPPPPPPPVRGRGAPPPPPPSRAPTTAPPPPPPSRPSMGAPPPPPPSRGHPPPPPPSPASMPPPPPPPSGGGAPPPPPPPPPPGPPPPPDMDGGHSEPVPSPMGGKSALLDQIRGGTQLKKVEQNNRPVSSMGRDALLDQIRQGIQLKTVSDNDSGPPTPAQSAGIVGALMEVMQKRSKAIHSSDEDEDDDEDEDFEDDDEWED comes from the exons ATGAGCGGCCACCCGCCCCAGCGGAGGGTGGCAAATGTCGGCTCCCTGCTTCTGACCCCGCAGGAGAACGAATGTCTCTTCAACTACCTGGGCAGGAAATGCATC ACGATGTGCTCAGCAGTGGTCCAGGTGTACGGAGCAGACAGAAGTTCATCCTGGGTCAAGAGGTGCTGCGGTGTAGCGTGCTTGGTGAAAGATAACCCTCAGAGGTCTTATTTTATCCGTGTATTTGAAATCAAG GATGGGAAAACAAAGTTTGAGCAGGAGCTCTACAATAATTTCGCGACTAATAACTCGAGGCCATACTTCATTACCTTTGCAGGAGAc TCTTGTCAGATGGGACTCAACTTTGCCAGTGAAGAGGAAGCCAAGCGATTTCGGAGTGCACTGAACGAACTGCTCAACAGGCGACAGAGGAAAACTG AGAAAAGGCGTGACCCACTGAACG GACCGACTCTGCCGATGGCGACGGTGGACATCAAGAATCCGGAGATAAACAACATGCGCTTCCACAACAATTCCCACATAAACAACATGGTGCACAGTGGCCTTAACAAGAAGGAAAAGAAGGTCAAAGGCAAGAGGAAGAAACTGACAAAGGCTGACATTGGGACACCAAGCAATTTCCA GCACATCGGTCATGTAGGTTGGGATCCCAACACGGGCTTCGAT TTGAATAACTTGGACCCCGAGCTGAAGAACCTGTTCGACATGTGTGGCATCTCAGAGGCACAGCTCAAAGACAAGGAGACGTCTAAGGTCATCTATGACTTCATCGAGAAGAAAGGAGGTGTCGAGGCAGTCAAGAATGAACTGAGGAGACAAG CACCTCCGCCTCCACCCTCCCGAGGTGGCCCACCTCCTCCACCCCCTCCTCACACTTCTGGGCCCCCACCTCCACCACCCCCGGTCCGGGGACGAGGAGCTCCACCACCGCCTCCACCCTCAAGGGCACCCACAACAGCccctcctccacctcctccATCCCGCCCGAGCATGGGAGCACCTCCACCACCGCCACCCAGCAGAGGCCACCCTCCTCCCCCTCCACCCTCTCCCGCCTCCATGCCACCTCCCCCACCACCTCCCTCTGGAGGAGGCGCTCCTCCGCCAcctccaccaccaccaccacctgGACCTCCACCACCCCCTGACATGGATGGAGGCCACAGTGAACCAGTGCCCTCACCCATGGGCGGCAAGTCGGCTCTGCTGGATCAGATCAGGGGAGGCACACAGCTAAAGAAGGTGGAGCAAAACAACAGGCCAGTGTCGTCCATGGGACGAGACGCGCTGCTTGACCAGATCCGACAGGGCATCCAGCTCAAAACG GTATCAGATAATGACTCAGGACCACCCACCCCTGCACAGTCAGCGGGGATTGTTGGAGCTCTGATGGAGGTCATGCAAAAGAGGAGCAAAGCCATCCACTCCTCAG ATGAAGATGAGGATGATGACGAAGACGAAGACTTtgaggatgatgatgaatgGGAAGATTAA